Proteins encoded in a region of the Methanobacterium sp. genome:
- the porA gene encoding pyruvate ferredoxin oxidoreductase: EVDAFLPAYHPEHEFLDPEHPMSIGTFTDPNYYMEARHDMQVAMEKSKEIIKKVNMEFEEAFGRSYDFVESYKC, translated from the coding sequence GAAGTTGATGCATTTTTACCTGCTTACCATCCAGAACATGAATTTCTGGATCCAGAACATCCCATGTCCATCGGTACCTTTACAGATCCAAATTATTACATGGAAGCTCGCCATGATATGCAAGTGGCCATGGAAAAATCAAAAGAGATAATAAAGAAAGTAAATATGGAATTTGAAGAAGCATTTGGAAGAAGTTACGACTTTGTTGAAAGTTACAAATGTG